From Miscanthus floridulus cultivar M001 chromosome 15, ASM1932011v1, whole genome shotgun sequence, the proteins below share one genomic window:
- the LOC136506847 gene encoding uncharacterized protein → MGMLMLMNEHPPRQRQRQRQVLASLPLLVYEYEDHATDEQPTPPVVDHPSDSTATATATKMLIYSLSERSIVTSTEMMNAIGNNFCFSTPQGWLLILGKVSDDAWLTGETITIPPIHDDHYIPVNCSCLLTHASAAHPDCAVVLLDVADPLMWFCRVNGWSDRGWGQHTYDIGDYELPEEFRTPSTPTKNVIADVAALRGKLHFTFTDESGQDKMGIIDLDFPADHHAHPPAAEFRGFDVSNKLEFPDGLCSGSICLVESMDELFAVCICYVDFDAANIGAVVIYKMNFCGEKPVAWHRVDDIGDDRAFLVTEMNMATWCSASTSDNNLLKGNTLYFLKHLVDGHRDLCIYDIKEQTMEIVQVHDRQDLEIVRSPPYWINVPRC, encoded by the coding sequence ATGGGCATGTTGATGCTGATGAACGAGCATCCACCGAGACAGAGACAGAGACAGAGACAGGTCCTTGCCTCGTTGCCCTTGCTCGTCTACGAATACGAGGATCATGCCACAGATGAGCAGCCTACTCCTCCTGTTGTTGATCATCCATCAGATTCTACtgccacagccacagccacaaAGATGCTCATATATAGCCTGTCCGAGCGGAGCATTGTGACATCCACAGAGATGATGAATGCCATTGGCAACAACTTCTGCTTCAGCACGCCGCAAGGATGGCTGCTCATCCTTGGAAAAGTCTCCGACGACGCCTGGCTGACCGGAGAGACCATCACCATCCCACCCATCCACGACGACCACTACATCCCCGTCAACTGCAGCTGCCTGCTCACCCACGCCTCCGCCGCCCACCCGGACTGCGCCGTCGTGCTCCTCGACGTCGCCGACCCTCTCATGTGGTTCTGCCGGGTCAACGGCTGGAGCGACCGGGGATGGGGGCAGCACACCTACGACATTGGCGACTACGAGCTCCCCGAGGAGTTCCGCACCCCGTCTACGCCCACCAAGAACGTCATCGCCGACGTCGCCGCCCTCAGAGGGAAGCTGCATTTCACCTTCACGGATGAATCAGGCCAAGACAAGATGGGCATTATCGACTTGGATTTCCCGGCTGATCACCATGCCCATCCTCCTGCCGCGGAGTTCCGTGGGTTTGATGTCAGCAATAAGCTCGAGTTCCCTGATGGCCTGTGCTCCGGGAGCATCTGCTTGGTGGAGTCCATGGATGAGCTCTTCGCCGTCTGCATCTGCTATGTGGATTTTGATGCAGCCAACATCGGAGCCGTCGTCATCTACAAGATGAACTTCTGTGGCGAGAAGCCCGTAGCGTGGCACCGCGTGGATGATATTGGGGACGACAGGGCTTTTCTTGTGACAGAGATGAATATGGCGACTTGGTGCTCCGCAAGCACCAGTGATAATAACCTGCTTAAAGGGAACACCCTCTACTTTCTCAAGCACTTGGTGGATGGCCACAGGGATCTATGCATCTACGATATTAAGGAGCAAACCATGGAGATTGTCCAGGTTCACGACCGACAAGATTTGGAGATCGTGCGCTCGCCGCCATACTGGATTAATGTACCTCGGTGCTAG
- the LOC136509459 gene encoding uncharacterized protein — MVEHKDASKIGSSMMSSYLPLLVFHHHRDGQEDNEDEMLMFSISKQSLHRNMERRHVSAGNSSMCWTTPQGWILLFQDHGTVSSACLWNPSTGDKLPLPDIVGEEEHQIQYHNVCLLSHKDPAHPQCVVVLFNCAAPDFWYCHTATSDNSSSSNNWRYHSYNIGNYPSIPKPPKGKKARRRIRPVKKIISIMASFRGKIYFTNWPKDMRAIDFSSCTSTANHNRPTFQKFNIPDVGLPNGLCSGRQWLVESQDQLFVVTIGFIAFNPNNIGAIEVHRMDFSSSTQECWHRVHDIGDVVFLLEDENMATSCAASALGLKANQIFFMKNFMDDDGDLCIFDLETNSQEITQVHNREDLILCRKPFWIVPPS, encoded by the coding sequence ATGGTGGAACACAAAGATGCGAGTAAAATTGGATCCTCCATGATGTCGTCATATTTGCCTTTGCTTGTCTTCCACCATCATCGTGACGGCCAAGAGGACAATGAAGACGAGATGCTAATGTTCAGCATATCCAAGCAAAGCTTGCACAGGAACATGGAGCGTCGCCATGTAAGCGCAGGCAACAGCAGCATGTGCTGGACCACTCCACAAGGATGGATACTCCTCTTCCAGGACCATGGCACGGTGTCTTCAGCTTGCCTATGGAACCCTAGCACCGGCGACAAGCTTCCTTTGCCAGATATCGTAGGGGAGGAGGAGCACCAAATCCAGTACCATAATGTGTGCCTACTCTCTCACAAGGACCCAGCTCACCCACAATGTGTCGTCGTGCTCTTCAATTGTGCTGCGCCAGATTTCTGGTACTGCCACACTGCCACCAgcgacaacagcagcagcagcaacaattgGAGATATCACTCATACAACATCGGTAACTATCCTTCTATACCCAAGCCACCAAAGGGGAAAAAGGCCCGTCGCCGTATCCGCCCTGTCAAGAAAATCATCTCCATCATGGCTTCCTTCCGAGGGAAAATCTACTTCACCAATTGGCCTAAAGACATGCGTGCCATAGATTTCTCGTCCTGTACTTCCACGGCAAATCACAACCGCCCTACATTCCAAAAATTCAACATCCCGGATGTTGGTCTCCCCAATGGATTGTGCTCGGGCAGACAGTGGTTGGTTGAGTCGCAGGATCAACTCTTTGTTGTTACCATTGGCTTCATTGCTTTTAATCCAAACAACATTGGTGCCATAGAGGTGCATAGGATGGATTTCTCCTCCTCGACGCAAGAGTGTTGGCACAGGGTGCATGACATTGGAGACGTTGTGTTTCTCTTGGAGGACGAAAACATGGCGACTTCTTGCGCGGCGAGCGCTCTGGGACTGAAAGCAAACCAGATATtctttatgaagaattttatGGATGATGATGGTGACCTGTGCATTTTTGACTTGGAAACAAACAGCCAAGAGATTACCCAAGTCCACAACCGTGAAGACTTGATTCTTTGCCGCAAACCTTTCTGGATCGTGCCACCTAGCTAA